The following DNA comes from Hordeum vulgare subsp. vulgare chromosome 3H, MorexV3_pseudomolecules_assembly, whole genome shotgun sequence.
TACACTATGAATgatatacatatgtatgtagtcaTGTTTTAGGATGTAGATTCATTCATATTGCTCTGTAGTTAGTTTATATTAAAattcctaaaaggtcttatatttaggaacggagggagtgctACGTACTATTAGTATTTTCTTCTTCACAGTTGTGGATTTGAACACGATGGTTATACATACGTCGTATTCTtcactaataataaagcgcggagcgctTTTGTCGTCCGTCCCTGGCGGTTTTATAAAAAAAACCCTTCTATTTCAGAGAaattaacccgcagtcctttGTTTAGTTAAAAAACCTTTCGTTTTATAGAAACACCCCTCCCCCGTGGTCAAGGTAGCAGGGAGCTCGCCCTCCTTCGATCCTGATCGAGGCGGCGGCTGGCCTGGAGCAAAGGAGAGGTGGCGGGCTCCGATGCGGCGGCGAGGCACGCAGGGACGTGCGCGGGGATGTGGACGGAGCGGGGAGTTGACGAGGCCAGCAGCTGCAGCCCGGCCGCGGCGGCCAGCAGCTTGACCTCCAGCTCGGGGCCGTCGACGAACCCGCAGCACTGCAGgatggaggcggcggaggagacgaggatggcgaggtggaggaggaggcgcgcGGGGGCGGAGGATGCGAGGACGGCGAGCCCGGTGCGGGGCTGCTCGGTGCCGAGCCAGAAGGCGCGCGCGGAGCGCCATGCGGGGAGCACGGCGAGCGAGGCGACGGAGCCGACGAAGGGGCTGGAGGAGAGCACGGTGGCAGCGAGCAGCGCGGCGAGCGAGGCGACGAGGTGCGCCGGGCGGGGCGGCGAGGCGAGCGCGACGAAGAGGAAGGCGAGCGGGAGGAGCGGCGCGAGCGGGGCGGCCGGGGAGCggggcggcgggaggaggagcgCCAGGGGCAGGAGCGCGAGCGGGAGGAGCAGGGAGAGGTGGAAGTCGACGAAGTGTGGGCGGGAGGCGAGCGTGGCGTGGGAGAGGCGCATGCGGTACACCTGTCGGAGCCGTCGGAGGCCGGGGGGCCCCGCCTCCGCGGTTGCCGGAGGGCGCAGCAGAGCCCCGCGGGCGGAGGACGGTGCGCCGTCCCGTGGAGGGGACGGCATCCGGGTGGATGTAGGTGTGGACGGcgtagaggaggagggaggggacgtGGAGGAAGTGCGCGGCGGCTGCGAGGGCTAGCCACGCCGCGACCTGCGACGCGTACGGTGGGACCGGCAAGGGGCGGAGGTCGTCGACGGCCATCGCCGGCGGCCGGAGCTGGGAGGGTGGGTGGGTGGATCGATCGGCGTGGTGGAGATCTGGGTGGGTGGGGAGTGTGACGGAGTTACCAGAGACGAGGGGAGGACTGAGTTGCACATGGGCCGGGCCTACGGCCCTAGATCTGGGCTCGTTTTGAACGCTACCTTGACCCATGTGCAAAGCATTCGAACTTTATTAGTAGATTCTCAAAAGAATAGTGGAGTAGATCCTCATTAACC
Coding sequences within:
- the LOC123441468 gene encoding LOW QUALITY PROTEIN: uncharacterized protein LOC123441468 (The sequence of the model RefSeq protein was modified relative to this genomic sequence to represent the inferred CDS: inserted 2 bases in 2 codons) — encoded protein: MAVDDLRPLPVPPYASQVAAWLALAAAAHFLHVPSLLLYAVHTYIHPDAVPSTGRRTVLRPRGSAAPSGNRGGGAXPASDGSXQVYRMRLSHATLASRPHFVDFHLSLLLPLALLPLALLLPPPRSPAAPLAPLLPLAFLFVALASPPRPAHLVASLAALLAATVLSSSPFVGSVASLAVLPAWRSARAFWLGTEQPRTGLAVLASSAPARLLLHLAILVSSAASILQCCGFVDGPELEVKLLAAAAGLQLLASSTPRSVHIPAHVPACLAAASEPATSPLLQASRRLDQDRRRASSLLP